Genomic segment of Denticeps clupeoides chromosome 13, fDenClu1.1, whole genome shotgun sequence:
taatTGTTTGTTGCAAGGAAAACCGCCATAGTGTTACAGCATTTACAACATTACAACAGTTTCTTCAACTTAAGGTGATATTATCTCAACCGAACACACAACTTTCTGTATGCTAATTTCTGTTAGCAGGTTagtggtcattttttttgtactagCAAGAATAATCATTCTTGTGACATTTACGTGGTTTAATTTGTTATGGCTTGTCAGGAGTTGTTATTTCTTTACTAATGATATCGTTTTGAATTTTGCACATACATAGTTGTGTGTAAGAGAGAATGATGGTCCTCATGATGGTCCTCCCAGCAGCTCCCGCCTCCTCTCATGGAAGTTGCTGAACAGACTGGCAGCAGAATCTGCGCTCTTTTAACTGCCATTTCTGACCTTTTAATGAATATATTTGTTCGTTTATGGGAATATAAATGAGATTCGGGTGTTTTTAGGGAGGACTTCCGTATAATATAATCTAAATAATGTTTCGAATGTCATTCTGGCGCGTTTGGTTGGTTTTATGCTTGTGCCGGACCGGTGCGACAGAGGTGACAGGGAAACTGGAGCCAGACGGAGCCGAGACGCCGCTTGAGGATGAAACGGATAATCAAGAAAACCTTTTAACGCAGGTACACATTCATACAAATTCATATAAATTCGGAATGATACTTATCACCCGACTAACAAATGTGTTAATATGTGTAATGAATAGCTGCTGGGTGATTACGATAAAGTGAAGAGCCTGTCCGAAGGCTCGGACTGTCGCTGTAAATGCGTGGTCCGGCCGCTCGGCCGGAGCGCATGTCGCCTGCCGGGACGACGGGAGAAGCGGGACCCGGAGCTCTTCCACGCGGTGCTGGAGACGGTGGCGTCGGGCTCGGACTGTAGAAAGTGCGTCTGCGTCGCTCCTCCGTCTGCCCTCAATCCGTGCGAAGGGGAGATCAGGCTCAAAAAGCTCCGGGATGCTGGAGGAAAAGACATTAAGGTGAAGGACAACTACTTCTATATCTTTCAAAAGAAACACTTAAGTGCTAAATAAAGTGGTGCTTGGACATTTCAAAACGATATTCaccattttgtacatttacaagacgcccttatccagagcgacttacaatcattagttacagggacagccccgccatggagacacttagggttaagtgtctttctccgggacacaattgtagtaagccagatttgaacctgggtcttctggttcataggcaagtgtgttaccacccCACACTTATTGGGgttctctggcttttttttattattctgtgaaCCCTGTGCATGGGATTGTTCACATTTGAAGTGAACAGTAGTATTCGAGGTTCCTGAAAcaaaacaggtaaaaaaaaagcatgataCCATTTGCACCGCTAAAAGAGTTACACCCCGTCAGGTACTACAGACACTGTGGATTTTCGATGGAGAAATGTGCTGAACAGACAATGAGAAAACCAGGCATACAGTGAGGCATGGCATTGGCCGTATTGTGCTTTCTTTCCACCAGCATCTGGTAAACCCATAAAGAAGAAAAtggatgggaaaaaaagacGGCCACAGCGAGCAGCACTGGAAAACAAGCAAGAAATCTACATTTACTAATTTATCCGACACTTTTAGCCAGACTGAATTAAATGCACTTATTTTAGAGACTGGCTTCCTCACATGTTCTGTGGTGAGATTATTTCGACAGTTTAACTTGAGGAATGCCCTCCTGAGAGTGCAGGGTTGTAGGAATATTTCCACAAATGTTAGATTGACATCAGTTATTGTGACTCGCACCATGGAAACGTGGATACAAAACCAATGCCATGCTAGAATACGTGTCGAGTGATACGTGTTTTGTGACTTAATACCTTGATCAGAGGCACAGTGGTGATGGAAGAATTGATGAGGGTGAATTCAGACTATGACTAAGATTGctaggggcggtggtggcctagcgggtaaggatccgtaatcagaaggttgccggttataATTCCGAACCACTGAGCACCACAAAGCACcgttccacacacactgctacccgagcctttcatggctgctcactgctcaccaagggttaaaagcagagggcgcATACTTTAGTGCCACTGTGGGTGGCACATTGTTACGGCAGTtctctgccgtgacaatgtgaATTTTCCAATTGTGAAACTAATAAAGTGTCATCATCatccattttgttgtgtcatggtgtgctgtggtgtgattcacaatgacgtcacttcactctcacattTTACTCTTTCATCTATGGTGTTACAAAGGGCCTTGTGGTCCTGCAATTCCAGCCAGTGCTTCAATATTGCCTCAATAGTGATTGCTTACAACGTCATTATAAATGTGGCAGATTGAACACACAGAAGGATGGAATGAAAATAttctgatggtggtggtgaaatACTTCATAAAGAATATTTAATGACAGTGCACATACTAACATGctgaattgtttttttctctaaCATTTTTATAGCTCTCCAAAATAATGGATTTACTAGAGGGAGCTTTTTATGGGATGGATTTACTGAAGTTGCACTCAGTCACAACAAATCTTCTCCATCGAGTCGATGCAATTGAAAAGGTATGCAAggatttgattttaaaatgtaagaagAGGggtcttcatgcatgttgttaGCCCTGTCTTTATCACTGGCAGTCTGTAAACTTTATTCACATTTCTGAAGTGGTTTGCAATATTTAGCAAAATTACCATTTCAGAATAAGCCATTGTTTATTCTGAAGTCAACTCAGTTTAATATAAAACGCACATGATTTCATTCaagtttgtaaaataaaatctgaatcaaAAGAAATGTTTCAACTTCATTTTAATTCCCTGAAGTATTTGAATAGCAGGAGGTTGGTATGGAGATGATTTATTGGTAGAGTAAATGATTATTTGTGCCTTTGCTCTTATAAATGCCATTTCATTTGTGGATAACTTGCACATGCATTAGGAAATGCATACACCTTCAAGGTTGAAGGTTGCTTCATGGTAGTCTTTATGGtttatggaggaaaaaaaatgctaggGAAAACCCATAAGGTGCTGGGGAAGGACGGTGCTTTAGATTCAGTGCAGCTCAAACTCTGCATATTTTCTGCAAATTTCCAGCAATGTGAATATTTGAACAGTGATGTATCACCTCTGGCTAGAAATAAAGTCAAACTAGGAAAAAGTGTGAGATGCATTAGATTATTATgtgaattttattattaatatttatctgGCATAGATTAATtacagcctagtgggtaaggaagcataCCCGTaatgttgctggttcaaatcccgaaccaccaaagtgccactgagtaccgtcccaacacgctgctccccgggcggctttcatggctccccactgctcactaaaggtgatgggttaaatgcagaggacacaaaaaatcacttcactttttctcttaaaATGTTGTCTGTGTTGTTTTAACAGAAGAAGTATCAAGAGAAATCTGTTGGTGGCCAGAACATCACCAAGCTCAAAAACAACATGGAAGAGCCACAGAACAGGTCTCGCCCCAATGACATGGTCATCAGAGGGGTAACATTCTATAGCTCCATGGATGAGGATAGTAGGTTACAAACAAATGAAGAATGaaaaagcattttacatttaattcagtttatatcaatacatttttaaagcactgaataaaacaaacatCACTTCAGCAGCCATAATAGTTCAGAGAAGTAGGCAGGGCAGTAGTGGCCAGAGAAGGTGTTCAGCACAATGGCCACAATTGTTTTTCTCCTGaaaacatacatatttacatgcATCTACAATGCATCTAGATAATATTCACAGCACCTCACTTTTTCACCATTTTTGTTACAGCTATATTTTACCTCAAAGTAATGTTGGCTtgaagtttgttttatttaaaatgctcAGAGTGAACATATAATGAATAAAAGGCATTATGTTTGAGCAAAGTTTCACTTCTTGGCTCTTATGTTCTGCCCAGCAGCTGTGGTAATGCCAAAAGAGGATGAAAGTGATGAAAGACCTTTTGACCTGTTGATTGATGACCATCCTTCTAAACACAAGCATACATCTAGCTTCTCTCAAACCGAGTTGCACATTTCAGAGCAACATCTCAAGGATCATCCCCAAGTATCAAGCTCTGAACAAACCACACCTCTTCCTGCGACTGTATCTGAAAGAAAtcttaccatggatgaagtcaGTGTGCTGAGCACAGGCAATCTTACTACAACAGCCATGATTGCTGTTCAGGTGAACATAGATAGATCTAGTCCTACTGTTGAGTCTGAAGTACAGGGGACACGGGTCCCCAAAGTCAAACCCCAACAGAACTTGACACAGAACTCTGCTGAAGCCAGCAAAGTATTGACCACAAATCAACCAGGTAAGATTACAACATATGGGCTGTTTTTATTCTTAGTCAAGGTGCACCTGCAATGTTTGTCTGTTCTACCCATAGGCACATGCAAAGACACAATTGCTACTATCGCTGAGCCTTTAACGCACAACACCTATGGTGACAAAGAAGGAGCTTGGATGAAAGATCCAACAAGCAATGGGAATGCCATTTATGTCACAAACCACTATTATGGAGACACCCTGCTGGAGTTTTCAAATATGGAAACCTTCAAACAAGGTATTAACTTTTCTGTTAAATTCCAACAAAATTCACATGAAATTCACATTACATGATGTCTATCAAAATAAGGTATGCTGGTTAACCATTGAAAACAATTGTAAATAAGTTGACAATTTACCAACGTAAGTTTAAATAAGCACACCTCACAAGTTCCCCATCATTTTGATATCTACTAGATCTACTGAATCAAATTTGCTAATTCTTTTAGCTTCTAATACCTCATCTTTGAAAACTGACTGTCTAAAATAGTTGAGCTATTTCCAGATGCCATTGTAATGATATAATCATTGTTTTTTACTTCACTAGCATGCAGTCACCAGCCACCACATATTCAAGGGAATACATTCAGACTGGGGAGAACATTGCATCAAACTCTACTCTGAAACCCACATATCTCCTACACTCCTTGTACAAGCATGTAAAATAATCACAGTGTGGGAACAGTCATGAATTTTCCTTCTGTTGCCAATCGCAGACATTTTCCAAATGGACACCCATTACAATGGGTGGACAACCTTTAGCATTGTTCAGAGCCCTCCTTCTATCTTCAAGATGATCATcattaaaatggctgcaatagTTCTCAACATATTGAAAATTCAGGATCTGTTTAATTGTAAAAACAGGGTTTTATGATAACATTTTAACTATATAGTTTAGCATATAAGCTCAGGCGTGGTGAGTTGTATTAGAGGCTTGACACTAAGGAAGGGAGAAGAGGATTTGTACCATTTGGCTAAGCAGTGAGACAGCTGGGAAATATGTGCAGCAGGTTATAAGGATAAAGGAGAACTGTGGAAATGTCCTCACAAGCAGGGAAAGGGTGTTGAGCAGATGGAAAGAAAACTTTGATGAATGAAGTGCTGACGAAGGAAGAAAAAGTTTGAAGAGTTGGTGATCCAGGAGGTAAAGACATAGCAAAGAGGAAGTAAGGACAGCCTTAAGGAACAAGGCTGTTGGTCCCTCTGACAACTTTGTGGAAGCAGGGAGGTGTATTAGAGAGATTGCATTGGAATTTTGAACCAGATAGTTTAATACAATCTTGGAAAGTTATGTGTGAGcggaaaataaatgaatttgtaCTGGTTTTGAAGAACAAGGGATGCCGAGCATCATTTCACACGCTGAAGACTAAACTGAAGGGGAAAAGGCCCCAAGAACAAGCAGGAAGTGAAGACAGTTGCAGTAGAGGCCTGGCAGAGCTTCACCACCGATGTAACCCAGTGGCTGGTGATGTCTCTGGGCTCCAGACTTCAGTCTGTAAGTGACTGCAAAGgatttgcaaccaagtattAAAAACTGAAAGTTTGATTTATGAGTGTTAATTTGTCCCTTTACTTTTGGTCCCTCAAAAAGTGGGAGCAACATAtacaaactgttgtaattcctgcACTGTTCATCTGATTTGGACGTAAATACCATTTCAAATTCAAGCTGAAAGTCTCCAGTAAAAATgtcttattcatttaatttcaatttaaCTGTGGTATATAGAGCCAAAAAGATTAGGATTGTGTCGATGTCCTAATATTTATGGACTGTATGCTCACAATTAAGAATGAACGCATTAGAGGAACTGATAGGGAGTCGTCAGAGACGTGAGATTGAGTTGGATGTAGAGGACACTGAGTGTGTTGGGAGAAGGATGCTGAAGGTGGCAAGAGAGGACAGGCGGTTTGTGTGGAAGacaaagatgaaagtgaagtgattgccattgtgagacactgcagcacagcacatggtgacacaacaaaatgcgtcctctgcttttaacccatcaaccttgtagagcagtgggcagccatgacaggcgcccggggagtagtgtactttgctcagtggcaccttagcggctcgggattcaaaccggcaacattctaattacggggctgcttccttgaAAAATAACCAATTAGGAGCATCTCCCCTGTTCCTAATTGgcagtttttatatataaattaacaatacaaaatgttattattacttATCCtccaaattaataataatattaacattacTGCCTCCACAGGGCTGGTTAGGAACAGCTACAAGCTCCCATATAGCTGGGCTGGTACAGGACACACAGTATACAGAGGAGCCCTCTACTACAACAGAGCGTTCTCTCGAGACATCATCCGCTTTGACCTGAGGTTGCGCTACGTGGCAGCGTGGAGCACTCTGCATGATGCAGTGTCTGTGGGAGACGCCGATTTCCCGGCATCCTGGCAAGGCCACTCAGATATAGAGTTTGCTGCGGATGAAAGCGGAGTGTGGCTGGTGTATCCTTCACTGGACGAGGATGGGTTCCACGCAGAGGTGATCACTCTGAGTCGGCTAAACCCACACAACCTGCTGAAAGAGCGAAGCTGGCGCACTGGGTTGCGGAGACAACACTACGGCAACTGCTTTATGATTTGTGGTGTGCTTTATGCTGTGGATAGTATTGGCCATGCCCATGCCAATGTGTCTTATGCTtttgacactcacacacaaactcagatgGTTCCCAGCCTTGCCTTGGTTAACAACTACATGTACACTGTTCAGATTGAGTACAACCCCAAAGAACGGGTTCTGTATGGCTGGGACAATGGTCACCAGGTGACCTATGAAGTTAAATTTGCATATTGAACTTTAGTATGTATGAATCCTTCAGACTTATGATGTCTTGTAGATTCATTTCCTACACATAGAACTAGACATACAGGTGTGATACAGTATGTGAAataattatgttatgttatgctTTGTGACTTATTATGGCCAAAGATATTTTCTGCAGCTTAGACGTTGTTATTTGTAGTATGTCTGACTGCATAAAGTTTTCATTTGAAGAACAATACTGGCAACATGTTTAGGTTTGATGTCTGATTGTAATTACAATCTGGTGTGGGAGtgatgcattatttatatttacggctttaaccagacacccttatccagggcaacttacaatcagtagttacagggacagtcctcccttgagacactcagggttaagtgtcttgctcagggacacaatggtagtaagtgggatttgaacttgggtcttctggttcataggcgagtgtgttatccactaggttactacctcCCTACATTATCACATAAGCAACGGAAATCCTCTTAATCACCACATGGTCTGCTGGACTTATCTTCAATTTAAGGACATGGGCTTAAAtaccaaagttttttttatttcagtttgttCAGAAAAGAAACATAATTTCTACCTTCCTTATCTTCAGGGATTAAGTGAAATGCAATAAGCTTCTTTACTAAACTACAAAGTCTCTATAGTCACAGTAAGTTAGTTATAATAGTGTTTCAGAACCTGATATAATTCATGTTACTGAACAGTTCATGTTACTTGGATAACAACTTGATACTTTGTGGTCTACACAGgaagacattttagtctatttATGTCTTCATTTTTCTGGTATAGCTCTGGTATAGACCTCTTGCTTATTTCATGAAAGTACATCTTTAAATTCTTAAATGCTTTTGTAGTAACAGGCTTTGCAACAGTAATCTAAAACGGAACCAGTGCAATAGTGGAGgcatacattttctttattatctTAAAGCAGATATACTAACAGGCTTGATTTCATCCACTCTGCTCTTGTGCATTTGGAAAGCTGGGGTGACCCATTTCCCACACGAACACTGCTCCCCATACCAGTTGAAGGAGCCCAGCTTTGAGTTGCATTTCGGACAGAGAAGCTAgaatcaaaaagaaaaatgagtcACATGGTGTTTCAGTGCCTTTAAAAGTCTTTAATATAAAGTTCATGTAGATAGTTATCAGTCACATGTCACACTAAAGTAAAAATCAATCTATTCCTCTTAATTCAACTAATAAGCTATCACAAGAAATTGAAGATCTCTCAAAACAGCAATAATGTCCTTGTTTCCACTTTGATCAGCCAGGACGTATTGATACGTTATCTCTTGCCCACAGATATACCCATTTGCAATGAATTTCAAAATTTTATCATAACAGAACTAAAAAGAACCACTAAAGTGAGTCATTTAAGATGAGCAAATCCATTttaatttatctttattttgtaAATCTATAAGGCTTTGCACACACATGTACCATTTCAGTGTACCAGCAACATATGATTTGATGAAAAATTTAGTTAACCTGTCCATCCATCACACCAAGCAGTGCCTCCTCCATCCACTGCACTGGCTCAATGAAGAGGGATGTGCACTGTGCACGCCCTCCAGCTGTGGACACCTGAGAGTCCCGCTCACACTTCTTATGGGAAAATGACACTGGTCCGCTGCCCACACAGTGGCTGAGAATACTGGAGCCACGAAACAGAACGCGTCTGTAAGACAGAATAAAATGGAACTGTAATGGGCCTTCAAATAAGGAGTAAATCCCTGGGACATTATTATTCAATCTCACCGGCACTTTCTGCACCTATAAACCGTTTCAGATGTCTGCATTTGTCCAGGATCTGCAGCAAAAACCTCCTTTGGAACCGTCTGAAGCTCTGCCATGGATATAGAAGACGGTCAGAAAATACTGTTCTACTTTCAAGTCTGCCTATGCTGAGAAATAAATTATTAGAATCCTAATACCTGGATACCtctctgtgaccttctgtaaTCTGAACTGCTTGTACAAGGATGTGGTGGCATCCAACTCACAGCCCATTGACTCATACAAAGCTAACTGGTCAAGAAAGTCTTGGTTAATTCTACAGGAGCAGAAAGGAAGACATGGAAATCATTcaaaatacaggaaaaaaaacatcacatactgcaatttattaaattaaatccaTCCTGATGTGTCATGTGATCACAGAAGGCCGCAATTTATAGGCTTACAGAGTAATTACAGGGTGTATTTGAACGTATTGAAGGCTGTTTGTTGCTATGGTTAAAGTCGGTAGGTCGCACAGaaacatatgaataaataaactcaCCTCACATCGGGTTTAATCCGAAGAAGAGTGCATTGCGCTTCTTCCAGCGACAGTTTATGAGTTTTCATTAGATATGCCGTGACAATGGCAGCACTCCTACTTTGTCCAGCATGACTACACCCAATAAAAAACAGGTTAAGGCTTATATTAACAGGTAAAGCCCATGACAAACGCATTCAGTGCGTAGCTATAATTTACCAGTGAACTAGGACCGAAGACGACGCTCCCTTGCCAGCTTCGATAAACTGGTGACACTCGTCGAACCTGCTGAGCAGATCAGTGGAGGAATCGTCGAAGGCCTGGACAAATTTAGTGCGGATGAATTCAGGTAAATGTGCTGCCTGCGAGTCCACGGTGAGCACACGAGTGATGCCGAGCTGGTTCAAACGCTCCACGTCCCCGATGTCACATGCAGCACCGATGTAAAGTCCTGTTTCCACTTCAATCATCATCGGACTGCTGATGTAACAACCATGTACTGGAGTGAAACGCCGTCTTCAACTGTGCGGTAGACCATGTGAACACAAACGCCCAAAACATGGAACGTTATGCATAAACGGAACCAGtcattcttcttctccttcttcatgtcGAAGACTTTTAGTTTTTTACACCCGGAAAGCGCCACCTACTGGAGCCGGAATAGTTTTTCGATTCTGTGAAATACTGTACTAATAGATATAAACACTAGGAGTCgaattcagcctctcagcatgcgtcAATACCGCCGCCATATTGGGAGGGGCTCCAAGTTTATTCCACCACGCTTCATTGACGTCAGTACCAGCGAGCATGCCGGACGTTTGCTTAAATAAAGAGCGAACGAAGAAGACGAAGGATCAAggcaaaacattttattttatcatcttcatCATTTTATCCTGTCTTGCTTTAACAAGTTAAGAGAATgccagtgcatccagaaagtattctcAGCACATATCCTTTTCCACgttttgttatattacagcattattccaaaattctgcataggtacacttcaagtGTGAGAGACTGTAAAGAaaaggaaatcacattgtatgatttttaaagaatttctttgcataatggtgcagaaaaaatcacctacaaacaagcaggAATTCTGGCTCTCACAGACCCGTTGCTTCTTTAAAAACTATTCTATCCTTCACTCTTTGCCTGTATTGATGATGCCTATTTGAACTGGTTatctataaaaaaagacacatgtccacaccttcaaacagtcaggctccaacctccaccatggccaagaccagtgAGCCCTCTAAGTAGACCAGGCTCAAGATTATACACCTGCACAAGGCTTTTTATACATATTGTGTCTCATAGTTAAaatgtacctatgatgaaaatgataGATGTCTCTCATCAAGTTacacaatcagtggctgccaaatacttttttgccccactgtaaagATGTCAAAAAGGTTTTCTCAGGATTGAGAAattaatgtacattgtaaaaacatTGTAATCGATGCTTTATAAACCAAGCTTAATATAatctttgtttttaatgtttcataatctttacacccccccccccccccccccacacacatacattttgtgagtccataataatgaataatttgtgAAAACTAACACAGAATCACAAGACCATAGTGTCAGTGAACTTAAGCAATCTACCATTTGTGGCTCAGAAAGAGTACACTGTTGACTGTTAATGGCCAggtatcaataaaatatcctaatttGTCTTAGTAGACATTGTTATTTATGGAGTATTTGATTCCAGAATAACAAACACTCATTAAGAGTGTTGTCTAATTTCACAAAGAGGGTATAATAATTATGCCCTCAACTGCAGTTTATTCATTAGAGAAATAAAATCATGGTGGCTGCTGAGCAGTGCCTTCAGCaatttcaagtgaagtgaagtgaaattattgtcattgtgaaacacagcacatggacacaactaaatgtaacataagataagataagataaacctttattagtcccacaagtgggaaattgcacttgtcacggcagaaagtggacagaagcagaaggtaaaagcatcacaaaaaataacataaatatgtatctgtatatatgtacaaatttacaatttaaacagttaacagttaacaatttaacagaatgtgccaaagaatgtgtcctctgcatttgacccaccacccttagtgagctgcatgaaacttgtttttcttgttCCTTGCAGAATTTAAAATGAATGGACTTCAGATATGATGCAGGAGGACTTTGACTCACTCTTTGACTCGGTTGCTGGGGAGCCTGCAGGTGATATGCCACCCACACTCTCAGATACAGACGTGGCAACATCTGAGCCCTGTGCTAAAGAAGGTGCGGACCTTTATATGTCTCACTATCAGTCTCTCATAGCAGTAAGTCAAGTCAGTGAAGTGCaatagaaaataaagaagactGCATATTAAACACTGCaacaaacaagacaatttcagtctgaatgaaataattcataaataGGCAAGACTGACATATGACATAACTAGGCATTGTGGCATAAAAGCTTGGCTGAGATTGAGACTTTGAttcctaaaatatattttttctttatcaaCTGTGACCCAAGACTATACTTAAACTTCTGCTGTCAACCAGTAAACCAATGTGTTTACTGACGTAGCCATGAACACCTCCATGTCTACTGTGCTTCCAAAGgttattgtttcatttcatgttgTAAGTTCTTTAATTGACCACACAGAGAGTTGTTGAAGAGAACTATCTTTTCTTACGTTTGTTTCAGAACCACCATCTTATATTGCAAAACACACTATCACTAGATAGAGGCACGTGCGCCTCTAAAAGTTGCTCATATCATTACATGCAAAGCCTTCTTGCAAACTTTTCAGTTTGTGCATTTAAACTATTTCAGTCCTGTAGAGATGGGACCTGGTTCTCACCATgaatattgtcaggattgatggcaccAGGACTCATCACCTgggcccaatccggacagcacTTAAAAGCCAGgaatttccgccccttcgggagcgcAGACACACGCTTGCGGGTTTGTTTGAGTTCTCCCGtttatttaaattgatttcGGCCACCAagccgtgtttatttgtgtttatttattattattaataaaacccctttcccagcatggcccgcctctgcgcttctcacccccgtcagctcgcggtcgTGACAAATATAGAATATGTGAAGTCTTGTCCATTTCTACACCATTTCATGTTTGTACAGTGGGtaaggaaagtattcagaccctctttaatttttcactctttgttatattgcagcaatTAGCTAAAGTCATTTAAGTAATTTttgttcctcattaatgtacacacagcaccccatattgacagaaaaacaaagaattgttgacattttgcagatttgcaatataacaaagagtgaaaatttaaaGAGGTCTGAATACTCTAGGA
This window contains:
- the olfml2bb gene encoding olfactomedin-like protein 2A isoform X1, with protein sequence MFRMSFWRVWLVLCLCRTGATEVTGKLEPDGAETPLEDETDNQENLLTQLLGDYDKVKSLSEGSDCRCKCVVRPLGRSACRLPGRREKRDPELFHAVLETVASGSDCRKCVCVAPPSALNPCEGEIRLKKLRDAGGKDIKLSKIMDLLEGAFYGMDLLKLHSVTTNLLHRVDAIEKKKYQEKSVGGQNITKLKNNMEEPQNRSRPNDMVIRGVTFYSSMDEDTAVVMPKEDESDERPFDLLIDDHPSKHKHTSSFSQTELHISEQHLKDHPQVSSSEQTTPLPATVSERNLTMDEVSVLSTGNLTTTAMIAVQVNIDRSSPTVESEVQGTRVPKVKPQQNLTQNSAEASKVLTTNQPGTCKDTIATIAEPLTHNTYGDKEGAWMKDPTSNGNAIYVTNHYYGDTLLEFSNMETFKQGLVRNSYKLPYSWAGTGHTVYRGALYYNRAFSRDIIRFDLRLRYVAAWSTLHDAVSVGDADFPASWQGHSDIEFAADESGVWLVYPSLDEDGFHAEVITLSRLNPHNLLKERSWRTGLRRQHYGNCFMICGVLYAVDSIGHAHANVSYAFDTHTQTQMVPSLALVNNYMYTVQIEYNPKERVLYGWDNGHQVTYEVKFAY
- the olfml2bb gene encoding olfactomedin-like protein 2A isoform X2 → MFRMSFWRVWLVLCLCRTGATEVTGKLEPDGAETPLEDETDNQENLLTQLLGDYDKVKSLSEGSDCRCKCVVRPLGRSACRLPGRREKRDPELFHAVLETVASGSDCRKCVCVAPPSALNPCEGEIRLKKLRDAGGKDIKLSKIMDLLEGAFYGMDLLKLHSVTTNLLHRVDAIEKKKYQEKSVGGQNITKLKNNMEEPQNRSRPNDMVIRGVTFYSSMDEDTVVMPKEDESDERPFDLLIDDHPSKHKHTSSFSQTELHISEQHLKDHPQVSSSEQTTPLPATVSERNLTMDEVSVLSTGNLTTTAMIAVQVNIDRSSPTVESEVQGTRVPKVKPQQNLTQNSAEASKVLTTNQPGTCKDTIATIAEPLTHNTYGDKEGAWMKDPTSNGNAIYVTNHYYGDTLLEFSNMETFKQGLVRNSYKLPYSWAGTGHTVYRGALYYNRAFSRDIIRFDLRLRYVAAWSTLHDAVSVGDADFPASWQGHSDIEFAADESGVWLVYPSLDEDGFHAEVITLSRLNPHNLLKERSWRTGLRRQHYGNCFMICGVLYAVDSIGHAHANVSYAFDTHTQTQMVPSLALVNNYMYTVQIEYNPKERVLYGWDNGHQVTYEVKFAY
- the dusp12 gene encoding dual specificity protein phosphatase 12, which produces MMIEVETGLYIGAACDIGDVERLNQLGITRVLTVDSQAAHLPEFIRTKFVQAFDDSSTDLLSRFDECHQFIEAGKGASSSVLVHCHAGQSRSAAIVTAYLMKTHKLSLEEAQCTLLRIKPDVRINQDFLDQLALYESMGCELDATTSLYKQFRLQKVTERYPELQTVPKEVFAADPGQMQTSETVYRCRKCRRVLFRGSSILSHCVGSGPVSFSHKKCERDSQVSTAGGRAQCTSLFIEPVQWMEEALLGVMDGQLLCPKCNSKLGSFNWYGEQCSCGKWVTPAFQMHKSRVDEIKPVSISALR